One genomic window of Punica granatum isolate Tunisia-2019 chromosome 1, ASM765513v2, whole genome shotgun sequence includes the following:
- the LOC116204320 gene encoding uncharacterized protein LOC116204320 has product MINMKSMNPLTCILNDNRLTGPNFLDWLRNLNIVLNMEALGYILETQEIELPGRDATSDQQDAYDQWFVDDTKVCCYMLASMSNELQNQHENMKSSCEILKNLRELYRENSRTARYEISKELFHAKMQEGIEVAAHVQKMIRLIPQLEKIEFQMDKELHVDLVLQSLLDSFSGFIVNFYMNKLSCLLSELLNMLVTAQNTMNNKRNNKESILVAGTSSSKTRKKKKKSKKGSAPQQSAGVTKKKGKAKVAADKGTCFHCGKDGHWKMNYSQYLASLKANKGKKPSEVHLQLGFLILVRAHTFVPLCRN; this is encoded by the exons ATGATAAATATGAAATCGATGAATCCTCTCACGTGCATACTAAATGATAATAGGCTTACTGGACCTAACTTTTTGGACTGGCTCCGTAACCTGAACATTGTCCTGAACATGGAGGCTCTGGGATACATCCTGGAGACTCAGGAGATTGAACTCCCTGGTAGGGATGCTACGAGTGATCAGCAGGACGCATATGATCAGTGGTTTGTTGATGACACGAAGGTCTGTTGCTATATGCTTGCTTCCATGAGTAATGAGTTGCAGAATCAGCATGAGAACATGAAGAGTTCTTGTGAGATCTTGAAGAATCTCAGGGAGTTATATAGGGAGAATAGCAGGACCGCACGATATGAGATATCGAAGGAATTGTTCCATGCGAAAATGCAGGAGGGAATTGAAGTTGCAGCTCATGTGCAGAAGATGATTAGGCTGATTCCGCAGCTTGAGAAAATTGAGTTCCAGATGGATAAAGAACTTCATGTGGATTTAGTTCTTCAGTCTCTCCTAGATTCTTTCTCAGGGTTCattgtgaatttttatatGAACAAGTTATCATGTTTGTTGTCTGAGCTTCTGAACATGTTGGTCACTGCACAGAATACAATGAACAACAAAAGGAATAATAAAGAATCCATTCTTGTGGCTGGTACTTCTTCCAGTAAGActaggaagaagaaaaagaagtccAAGAAAGGCTCTGCTCCTCAGCAGTCAGCAGGAGTGACCAAGAAAAAGGGTAAGGCAAAGGTTGCTGCGGATAAGGGAACTTGTTTCCACTGCGGTAAGGATGGACATTGGAAGATGAACTATTCTCAGTACCTCGCCTCGTTGAAGGCAAACAAGGGAAAGAAACCTTCAGAAG TTCATCTACAGCTTGGGTTCTTGATACTGGTGAGAGCTCACACGTTTGTACCTCTATGTAGGAACTAG